A single bacterium DNA region contains:
- a CDS encoding nucleotidyltransferase substrate binding protein, translating into MMSQNSIVNEIVSKANPSKIVLFGSCIREDERRDSDIDIALFGASSDDALLLKEGLKEKVWLDMLKERNLTSHIYEENEVGGRIYQNILEHYVGEFKNLRRCFKKRLDKIQDEF; encoded by the coding sequence ATGATGAGTCAGAATTCTATTGTCAATGAGATTGTTTCAAAGGCAAATCCCTCAAAGATTGTCCTCTTTGGTTCTTGTATAAGGGAGGATGAAAGGAGGGATAGCGATATTGATATTGCATTGTTTGGAGCATCTTCTGATGATGCCCTCTTATTAAAAGAGGGCTTGAAGGAGAAGGTATGGCTTGATATGCTTAAAGAGAGAAATCTTACAAGCCATATTTACGAAGAAAATGAGGTAGGAGGGAGGATATATCAAAATATTTTAGAGCATTATGTTGGCGAGTTTAAAAACTTAAGAAGATGTTTTAAAAAGAGGCTGGATAAGATACAAGATGAATTTTAA
- a CDS encoding PIN domain-containing protein yields the protein MKNIGKLAVDANPILSAIIGGKALKIFLQRKIEFYTTDFTMTEVQRYIPYFSKRKNIPEVLLQLTLMTLPVNVFDKDVYRDTLSKANEIMGKRDPNDVHLLALALKFGIPLWSNDKDFERAEIEIFTTEGLLKLMG from the coding sequence TTGAAGAATATAGGAAAACTTGCGGTGGACGCTAATCCTATACTCTCAGCTATTATTGGAGGGAAAGCGTTGAAAATTTTTCTTCAAAGAAAGATTGAATTTTATACGACAGATTTTACAATGACTGAAGTGCAAAGATATATTCCTTATTTTTCCAAAAGGAAAAATATCCCTGAGGTCTTACTCCAGCTTACTTTAATGACTCTGCCTGTAAATGTATTTGATAAAGATGTTTATAGAGATACCCTAAGCAAAGCTAATGAGATAATGGGTAAGAGAGATCCGAATGATGTTCATCTTCTTGCCCTTGCTCTAAAATTTGGAATTCCATTATGGAGTAATGATAAAGATTTTGAAAGAGCAGAAATAGAAATTTTTACTACTGAGGGTTTGTTGAAATTGATGGGATAA
- a CDS encoding GxxExxY protein produces the protein MVELLHKDVSDKILKAFYNVYNTLGYGFLEKVYESALMIELVSAGLLCERQKPIKVFYKGSVVGEYFADIIVNNCVILELKAAETLMEEHGFQLLNYLKATEIEVGLLLNFGKKAQFKRKIFSNEEKIAHG, from the coding sequence ATGGTTGAGTTGCTTCATAAAGATGTAAGCGATAAAATTCTGAAAGCATTTTATAATGTCTACAATACTTTGGGCTATGGCTTTTTAGAAAAGGTTTATGAAAGTGCTTTAATGATAGAATTAGTTTCGGCAGGATTATTGTGTGAAAGGCAAAAGCCAATAAAGGTATTTTACAAGGGAAGTGTGGTAGGAGAATATTTTGCCGACATTATTGTAAATAATTGCGTAATTCTTGAACTTAAAGCAGCAGAAACTTTAATGGAAGAGCATGGATTTCAATTACTAAATTATCTGAAAGCAACGGAAATTGAGGTTGGATTATTATTGAATTTTGGGAAAAAAGCACAGTTTAAAAGAAAAATATTTTCTAATGAAGAGAAAATAGCACACGGATGA
- a CDS encoding retropepsin-like aspartic protease produces the protein MGKIVVKMRIRNLFDEVRAKSGIIKEDGIRELTIDNALVDTGATMLSLPTNLIEKLGLEEAGTREVRTANGTVTRRVFREVLVEIQGRDGAFDVLELPIDVAPLIGQIVLEQLDLYPDLQNQRLTGRPDAPDHMVVECYLYLKENFDKNAKSVI, from the coding sequence ATGGGAAAGATTGTGGTAAAAATGAGGATAAGGAACCTCTTTGATGAGGTAAGGGCAAAGAGTGGGATAATCAAAGAAGATGGGATTAGGGAGTTAACCATTGACAATGCCCTAGTTGATACAGGAGCAACCATGCTCTCTCTACCCACAAACCTTATTGAAAAACTGGGGCTTGAAGAGGCTGGGACAAGAGAGGTAAGGACAGCCAATGGCACAGTTACAAGAAGGGTCTTTAGGGAAGTATTGGTTGAAATACAAGGACGAGATGGAGCATTTGATGTCTTAGAACTTCCCATTGATGTAGCCCCATTGATTGGCCAGATTGTTTTAGAACAGCTTGACCTATATCCTGACTTACAGAACCAGAGGCTTACCGGAAGACCCGATGCCCCTGACCATATGGTTGTGGAATGCTATCTTTACCTTAAAGAGAACTTTGATAAAAATGCAAAAAGTGTGATTTAA
- a CDS encoding HEPN domain-containing protein: MNNELTKYRLESAKEKLASAKLLYENGQYRDSISRSYYAMLSAAKALLSTKKLDSSKHSGVISLFNQHFVKTGALNKEAGKKLASAKEIREDSDYEDFVVVSKEEAERQIIDAENFIQGIEMAILKKCDWEH, encoded by the coding sequence ATGAATAATGAATTGACTAAATATAGATTGGAAAGTGCTAAAGAAAAGCTTGCATCAGCAAAATTGCTTTATGAGAATGGACAATATAGGGATTCAATCTCGCGCTCTTATTATGCCATGCTTTCTGCTGCAAAGGCATTACTATCTACAAAGAAATTGGATAGCAGTAAGCATTCAGGGGTTATTTCCTTGTTTAATCAGCATTTTGTAAAAACAGGGGCATTAAATAAAGAGGCTGGAAAGAAATTGGCTTCTGCCAAAGAGATACGAGAGGATAGCGACTATGAGGACTTTGTTGTTGTTTCAAAGGAGGAGGCAGAAAGACAAATTATTGATGCCGAAAATTTTATACAGGGGATAGAAATGGCTATTTTAAAAAAGTGTGACTGGGAGCATTGA
- a CDS encoding nucleotidyltransferase domain-containing protein: MERLIKKFVKEIKHSLKDNVVFIGLFGSRARGDFNKESDIDILIVVKEKSLLVRDRIFDIMFEIDPWYELMFSPRIMSLKEYEINKGMGSPFIDWVEREGIRL, encoded by the coding sequence ATGGAAAGGTTGATAAAAAAATTTGTTAAAGAAATAAAGCATTCTTTGAAAGATAATGTTGTTTTTATAGGATTATTTGGTTCAAGGGCAAGGGGAGACTTTAATAAGGAATCTGATATTGATATCCTTATTGTGGTTAAGGAAAAATCCCTCCTGGTAAGGGATAGAATATTTGACATTATGTTTGAAATAGACCCCTGGTATGAATTGATGTTTTCTCCTAGAATTATGTCCCTTAAGGAATATGAAATAAATAAAGGAATGGGGTCGCCTTTTATTGACTGGGTAGAGAGAGAGGGGATAAGATTATGA
- a CDS encoding aspartyl protease family protein has translation MGEVRERVKLENFVDRYLFEEGKINKDAIRNLEIQALVDTGSTRLVLPEDIVERLGLRKIGRVVVSYADERKEERDVCGAVMITIAERSTDSSCVVGPPLSEPLIGQVILEELDLIVDCNEQRLKPRPESPYLPLLKMKKVFEIWGYRLR, from the coding sequence ATGGGAGAAGTAAGAGAAAGGGTTAAACTGGAAAACTTTGTTGACAGGTATCTTTTTGAGGAAGGAAAGATAAATAAGGATGCTATTAGAAACTTAGAGATTCAGGCATTGGTAGATACAGGCTCAACAAGGCTTGTTTTACCAGAGGATATTGTTGAAAGGCTGGGATTAAGAAAGATAGGAAGGGTGGTTGTCTCATACGCTGATGAGAGAAAAGAAGAAAGGGATGTCTGTGGCGCTGTAATGATTACCATTGCTGAAAGAAGCACTGATTCAAGTTGTGTTGTTGGACCACCTTTAAGCGAACCACTTATTGGTCAGGTAATCCTTGAGGAACTGGATTTAATTGTTGATTGTAATGAGCAAAGGCTAAAACCAAGACCTGAATCACCCTATCTTCCATTGCTTAAAATGAAAAAGGTTTTTGAAATATGGGGTTACAGGCTGAGGTGA
- a CDS encoding HEPN domain-containing protein, whose amino-acid sequence MVNIETTQSLALIMPCFLQPALLSTKKDSSKHSGVISLFNQHFVKTGILDKKMGKVLAESKGMREESDYKDFVVVSKDETERQIIDAEILSRG is encoded by the coding sequence ATGGTCAATATAGAGACGACTCAATCTCTCGCTCTTATTATGCCATGCTTTCTGCAGCCAGCATTGTTATCTACCAAGAAGGATAGCAGTAAGCATTCAGGGGTTATTTCCTTGTTTAATCAGCATTTTGTAAAAACAGGGATATTGGATAAAAAGATGGGTAAAGTATTGGCTGAATCTAAAGGGATGAGAGAGGAAAGTGATTACAAAGATTTTGTCGTTGTTTCAAAGGATGAGACAGAAAGACAAATTATTGATGCCGAAATTTTATCCAGGGGATAG